TAACGAATACATTACCCTTTGTTATTTCTATCAGGACCTCTTCATCCCCAGTGGGCATCTTGGTTTCATAAGGCAACGAATGTACATACTCCGCAAAGTCTTGTTCGGCTGACATCTCATAGAAAGGTTTTACTACAATTTCCTGTAGTTGCATCATATCCACTACACTTTTCAAATACAGCAAGTGCACTACTCGATCCTTACTCTTCAAAGTCTTTTTCACTATATCCACGGTTGGTTCCAGTCGTTGAGCTAAACGTGTAAAGTATGCAGGCTGTTCCATATGACGTGTGGTTTCATCCAAACTCATCACTTCTTTCTCATCAAACAAGTTAATTAAAAGTTTGTCCAATCTTTGGAAGTTTAATCATTAGTGTAGAAAAAACTCTTCTTCATTTTATGTTCAAAAGTGTTTCATACGATCAAATATAGGTTATGCTATATAAAGAACTATATTTTTTGAAGTAACGAGAGGAGGAATCGCTATGAACTTAGCCGCAATTGGAGTACCTGGCTTAATTATTATTTTAGTGATTATTTTAATTTTATTTGGCCCCCGTAAATTACCCGAAATTGGTTCGGCAGTAGGTAAGACATTGTCAGAATTCAAAAAATCGGCAAAAGACATTATGGATGACGATGACGACGAGTCCAAGAAAATAGAAGTACAAAAAGCTGAAACAAAAGAACAAGTAAAATAAAAATCTCTACAAAAAATCCAATCACTTATGTGATTGGATTTTTACGTATAGCACCACACAGATTACGTCATAAAGAAAAGCAACGCAGGAAAAAATGCATGCTGATTCAGCTTTAGTCGCCTCGCTTTTGTATCATTATGCTTAATAGGTATCTCACCCGACTTTCAACATCTTCAATTATTGCGGCCTCGATCTACAGTCACAATCGCAGGTATTGTTTGTTTAGTATTTATTCAATCACTTGGAGCCATCGGGATTGGTACCATTCTAGCTGCATACTTTATCGGGAAAATTCTCGGCAAGATTATGCCACGTTTTCAGCCGCTACTTCAGCAATGGGTGTATACGTGTAAAAATGATGTAACGGTAGAAGAAAAAAAGGTAGTTGATCCCATTCAGCAAAAATCTATATGAACAAAAAGAGATGTTGAATGCCGTAACAATCCGGCCTCGACATCTCCCACTCTACCTATATATGGATTTTCTGCACTCAATTTTTTTTATGGATATTCACTGTTAGCTCAGTAACTCTCCGTGACTGGTTTCATTCTTATATAATAATTTGAACGTTTCACAAACTACTGGTATTTCGCGATGAAAATCTTGATTTACTTCTTTTAATTCATTCTTGAAAAACTCTTCATGAACTTCTTGCCAATAGCGTAATGAACGATCACCTTCACCTTCTAAATATGCATGTTCTTCCGTCACTTTATGGAAAGGCACGACTTTTACTGAAGTGGTTTTCACAACTGCGACTGCCATTCCTTTGCCATCCAAAATGATATTGTGAAGACCTACCATTGGTAATGGTTCGTCTTCTATTTCATAGAGCGTATAGTTAGATGAAGTCGCTGTTTTAGTTCCTTCCACCACCAATTCTGCAAGTTCATCTGCCATTTGTTTCGAATTACCGAAAGACCAGGCTTCGTAATGTTCAGGCGCATCGGGATGAATTCTCTTAAATTCTTCCCAAATCCGTTCAATCGACTCGTTACTAACATATTCTTTCCAAGCGGTTATTCCGCCCTCCAATACAGTAACATCGTAATCTCTGCCGGCAAGAATGTTCGCACATTTAGTTGCAGAGTTTCCTGTTGTACAGGTAATAATCATTCCTTTATTTTTGGGCAACTGTGGAATCACTTTCTCCACTTCATCTTCTAACGTAAAAATTTCTGTTTTCGGAACATTTATATCTTCTACTGTATTCGCCTCGATATGGAAATGATTATATTTATCCTCGGCGCGGACATCTACTAGTACAAGTGCTTCCTCAGCTTTTACCTTCCTGAATAGTTCCTCCGCGGTAATCGTTTTAACCATTAATGAATTCCTCTCCTTACTTCCACTATGATACCTCTCATTATAGCTGTAACTAACGATCTTTTGATATGTAAAGTTGGTTTATATAGTTGAATATATTTTTAAACAATAAAAAGATAGGTATCCTCCAAGAAAATTAATTAGAGAACGTCCTATCTATTCACAGTATGTAACACAGTATGGAGTTTTATACATCTTCTTAATAAAAATACTTAGTCAATCTAAGTTGACTAAGTACATTATGCATTAACTTGTGCTGGATCATGCCACGGATAGTTATTCGTTAATACTGAAGCTAGATCTTTACTTTGCTGTTTACGCATTATACGAATTTCAGCTCGCTGTGGTGCTGTTTCATGTAGATATACTTCTTCTTCTGTTTCAGGAATAACACGTGGGACGGTTAGTGGCTTTTTATTTTCATCTAATGCAACAAATGTTAACAATGAAGTGGCAGCAATTTTACAACTACCAGTTGCCAAATCCTCTGCAATAACTTTTACGAAAATCTCCATAGAAGATTTTCCAGTCCAAGTTACATATGATTCAAAACATACTGAGTCGGAAGGACGAATTGGATACAAAAAGTCTACGGAATCCATAGAGGCCGTAACACAATCTGCTCTGCTATGTCGAGCAGCTGAAATCGATGCGATTTGATCAATATCGCTCATTAAACGTCCACCAAACAAAGTATTATGGTTGTTGACATCATTTGGAAATACCCTGCTTGTTCGTACGACTCTTGATTCCCGACACTGCTTTTCTAGTTTCATTAAAAATATGGCCTCCTTCAAGACGTAAATCTACCACTATATAAGTAATTTGAAAAATTAAAATATTCCCTTTATATATATCCTTCAAATATACTCTTCGTTCACATAATTGTCAAGAATGAATTATTTTTTACAGTTTCCTGCTTATTACTGAATACTATTATGTGCTAGCGGAATATCTCTTTCCTCTAGTAAACCTACCTTGATCAAACCTTTCATAATACCATCATCCGCACAAGATGCAGTGATGAAATCTGCTACTTCTTTTAATTCTGGTATGGCATTCTCCATCGCCACCCCGATACCTACTGTCTCGATCATTTGTATGTCATTCGCACCATCTCCAAAAGCATAGCTGTTTTCAATAGGTATACTCATACGTTCAAGTACTTTTTGAATACCGATTGCTTTGGATGCCCCTTCTGGCAACATATCTACCGAGTTTTCATCCCATCTGACAAATGAATAACCCTTGAATAATTCTTTGTATTTTTCTATTTCTTTAGGTGTGGAGTAGATCTGTACTTGATTTACTTCAGAATGAGAATATACTTCCGAATCTACAGGAGGATAAGGAAGTCTTAAACGTCCAATCCCCTCTTGGACAAGTGGATGTTCTTTTACGTTCGTCACGAATGATTCAAACGTAGAGTATGTCAATCCATGTCCTTGTTTATGCGCAAATTTGGTAAGCTGTTGTATAACCTCTGGCTTCATAGGATTCGAGTAGATTACTTCCCCATCCAATACCACATGCTGCCCATTCATGGAAACATAAGAATCAAACGAAAGTTCTTCTAGTAACCATTTGAACATAAGTGGTGCCCTACCAGTACAAATAACGGTATATATGCCTTTGTCCCGCAATGCCGCGAGAGATTGTTTCGTCGATTCTAAAATTGTTTTGTCATGATTCATTAATGTTCCATCTAAATCAAAGAACACAATTTTTTGATCTTGATTCATTTTCCATACTCCTTTCATTACTCGTTGTCTACCATGTAGTCTATCAATTACCTGTCCCATATGCTGTGAAGTTGCTTATATCTTGAATAGACGGAGGGTTATTTAATGAATTTCATTGAAGAACGTGTAAGTGGAGATAACGTAATAGACTATTTGCAGTATCCGACATTTTCCACTATTGAAGAGGAGCGTCAACACAATAAACAACGATTGGCGGGTGCATTCCGTCTGTTTGCACGTTTCGGCTTTACAGAAGGTATAGCTGGTCACGCGACGTATCGTGATCCAGAATTCAAAGATCATATGTGGGTAAATCCCTACGGCGTCCCTTTCAGCAAGATGAAAGCATCTGATCTTGTGTTGGTAAATTTGGATGGAGTAGTAGTAGAGGGTAAGTATTCTCTCCATAAATCTGCTCTAGTGATTCACTCTGCTATTCACGACGCTAGTCCCGATGTCATTGCCTCAGTACATTTGCACCCAGTATACGGAAAAACATGGGCATCGACAGGTAGATTGATTGATCCATTAACACAAGATGCTTGTGCATTTTATAATGA
This window of the Sporosarcina ureae genome carries:
- the tatA gene encoding twin-arginine translocase TatA/TatE family subunit gives rise to the protein MNLAAIGVPGLIIILVIILILFGPRKLPEIGSAVGKTLSEFKKSAKDIMDDDDDESKKIEVQKAETKEQVK
- a CDS encoding ASCH domain-containing protein, which produces MVKTITAEELFRKVKAEEALVLVDVRAEDKYNHFHIEANTVEDINVPKTEIFTLEDEVEKVIPQLPKNKGMIITCTTGNSATKCANILAGRDYDVTVLEGGITAWKEYVSNESIERIWEEFKRIHPDAPEHYEAWSFGNSKQMADELAELVVEGTKTATSSNYTLYEIEDEPLPMVGLHNIILDGKGMAVAVVKTTSVKVVPFHKVTEEHAYLEGEGDRSLRYWQEVHEEFFKNELKEVNQDFHREIPVVCETFKLLYKNETSHGELLS
- a CDS encoding acyl-CoA thioesterase, translating into MKLEKQCRESRVVRTSRVFPNDVNNHNTLFGGRLMSDIDQIASISAARHSRADCVTASMDSVDFLYPIRPSDSVCFESYVTWTGKSSMEIFVKVIAEDLATGSCKIAATSLLTFVALDENKKPLTVPRVIPETEEEVYLHETAPQRAEIRIMRKQQSKDLASVLTNNYPWHDPAQVNA
- a CDS encoding Cof-type HAD-IIB family hydrolase — protein: MNQDQKIVFFDLDGTLMNHDKTILESTKQSLAALRDKGIYTVICTGRAPLMFKWLLEELSFDSYVSMNGQHVVLDGEVIYSNPMKPEVIQQLTKFAHKQGHGLTYSTFESFVTNVKEHPLVQEGIGRLRLPYPPVDSEVYSHSEVNQVQIYSTPKEIEKYKELFKGYSFVRWDENSVDMLPEGASKAIGIQKVLERMSIPIENSYAFGDGANDIQMIETVGIGVAMENAIPELKEVADFITASCADDGIMKGLIKVGLLEERDIPLAHNSIQ
- a CDS encoding class II aldolase/adducin family protein, with translation MNFIEERVSGDNVIDYLQYPTFSTIEEERQHNKQRLAGAFRLFARFGFTEGIAGHATYRDPEFKDHMWVNPYGVPFSKMKASDLVLVNLDGVVVEGKYSLHKSALVIHSAIHDASPDVIASVHLHPVYGKTWASTGRLIDPLTQDACAFYNDHSVFDEFSGVVYEDDEGVKVANALAGNKAVFLKNHGPLTVGQTIDAAAFWFITLERSCQVQLLAEAAGIVNPIPPEHATSTAKQVGRDIDGWENFQPLWEKIISEEPDLLD